In Bacteroidota bacterium, the genomic stretch GGTCCGGTCGTCGGCATAGGTGCCGGCGGCGATGACCGGCGAGTCGCCGATGCGGCCGAAGCGCTTGTTGGTCATTCCACCGGTCGAGGTGGCGGCGGCGAGGTGGCCCGCTTGGTCGAGGGCGACGGCCCCGACAGTGCCGGTCATCTGCCACGCCTCGGGATCGGTGAGGCGAAAGCCGCTCTCGGAGCGCTCGCGCTCCTGCACGCGCCGAAGGGCGGCCCGCCGGCGCTCGGTGTGGAAGTAGGCGTTCTCGACCTCCTCCAGCCCGTGCTGGCGGGCGAAGGCCTCGGCCCCGGAGCCGGTCAGCATCACATGCGGCGACTGCTCCATCACGAGGCGGGCCGCGAGGACGGGGTTTTTGAGGGTCGTCACGCCCGCCACGGCCCCGGCCCCGAGCGTGGCTCCGTCCATGATCGAGGCGTCGAGCTCGACGGTGCCTTCGCTCGTGAAGACGGCTCCGCGCCCGGCGTTGAACAGCGGCGCGTCTTCCATCGGCGGAATCGCCGCTGCCACGGCGTCAACCGCCGAGCCGCCGTTCTCGATCACCTCGAACCCGGCCCGGAGCGCGGCTTCGAGCGCGGCGCGGTACGCGGCCTCGCGCTCGGGGGTCATGCTGCCCCGCTCGATCGTGCCCGCCCCGCCGTGGATGGCGAGGACGACGGGCGGAGGGTCGGCGGGCTGGGCGGTCACGGGCTGGGCGGCGAGCAGGAGGACGAGCGGCAGGGCGAGGCGGGGCATGAGCGCAGCGGCTGGTGGAGATGGAGTATACGGTGCGCCGCCTGCCGCAGACGTGTTGCGTAGCCCCTCTGCCCGTCGCCCCCTGGCAATCCTCTGTCCTGGAAGTATTTTAACGCACGTCGGCTTCCAGCCGATTCTATTATCCCGGCTTAGGCCTTTCTTCCCTCCAGCCAGCACGGCACGGGCGCCTGCCATGTTATTCAACTCCATCGACTTCGTCGTTTTCTTTCCCGTCGTCGTCGCGCTCTACTTTGCCATCCCCTACCGGTGGCGCTGGACGTTCCTCCTCGCCTCGAGCTACTACTTCTACGCCTGCTGGAAGCTCGAGTACCTCGCCCTCATCATGGCCTCGACGCTGATCGACTATGCGGCGGGGCGGGCGATGGGCCGGCGCGAGACGCGGGCCGAGCGGCGGCCGTTCCTGCTGATGAGCCTATGCTCGAACCTCGGCATCCTCTTCTTCTTCAAGTACGCCAACTTCTTCGGCGAGAGTGTGGAGGAGGCGTTCCGGCCGTTCAACATCTTCGTGGACATGCCGGCCTTCGACATCCTGCTGCCGGTCGGCATCTCGTTCTACACGTTCCAGACGCTGGCCTACTCGATCGACGTCTACCGGGGTCGGCAGCAGGCGGAGCGCCACCTCGGCATCTTCGCCGTCTACGTGTGCTTCTGGCCCCAGCTCGTGGCTGGGCCCATCGAGCGGAGCCAGTCGCTCCTGCCGCAGTTCCGGGAGCGCCACCCGTTCCGGTGGAGCCTCGCGGCGGACGGCCTCAAGCTGATGGCGTGGGGGTTCTTCCAGAAGGTGGTCATCGCCGACCGGGCAGCGCTGTACGTCGGGACGGTCTACGCCAACCCCGAAGCCTACGTGGGCTGGACGACGTACCTGGCGATCGTCATCTTCGCGGTGCAGATCTACTGTGACTTCGCGGGCTACACCAACATCGCGCGCGGCGCGGCGCGGGTGATGGGCTACGAGCTGATGAAGAACTTCCGCCAGCCGCTCTACGCCATCGACATCGCCGACTTCTGGCGGCGCTGGCACATCAGCCTCACGACCTGGTTCCGGGACTACCTCTACTTCCCGATGGGCGGCAGCCGGGTGCCGAAGTGGCGCTGGGGGTTCAACACGTTCTTCGTCCTCGCCGTGTGCGGGCTGTGGCACGGGGCGAGTTGGACGTTTGTGATGTGGGGCGTGGTCAACGGCGTCTACCTCGCCTTCGCCGCGCTGACCGCCACCTTTCGGAACGGTCTCTGGGACCGGGCTGAGGCGGCCTTCGCCCGGTTCAAGCCTAGGACGGAGACGGTGCAGCAAATGGGCGTCGCCCTCCCGCCCACGCTCTGGCAGCGCCTCCAGACCTGGATCATCCCCACGCCGCGCCGCTTCATCCGCACCCTCGTCGGGTTCCACCTCATCATCCTAAGCCTGATCTTCTTCCGGGCCACCACGATGACCGACGCCTGGACGATGCTCAGCCACCTGTTCAGCCTGACGAGTACCGAGGTCGTCGTGGGGATCAACAACTACGAGTTCCTGCTGCTGCTCGTCTCGATTGCCGTACTGCTCCTGGTGGACCTGATCGAACTGCGGGAGAACATACGCTCGTTCCTGAAGCGCCGCCCGGCCTGGGTGCGCTTCCCGATCTACGCTGCCCTCGTGCTCGCCATCCTGATGCTCGGCGAGTACGGAGCCCAGGAGTTTATCTACTTCCAGTTCTAGCCTCCGGCGGACCCGAACCGCTGCTGCCATGGCCTCCCAGGACCTCTCCCGTGAGTTTCTCGCCGACGGCCCCGTCGGCGACGACCGGCCGGCCGACGAAGACGTGTCGCCGCGCAGCGTGGCGCTGAAGCTGGCGCTGTTCGGCGTGCTCTTCCTCGGCACGCTGGCCGCACTGTACTACGCCAGCGAGCGCATCGAGCCCGTCTACAGCATCAACATGGACCGGGCCCTCTTGGTCAACGAGGAAGGCTCGCGCTTCGAGGCTATCTCCGTCGGCCCGTCGCACACCAGCTCGGTGGACTTCTACGCCCTCGGCCTGGACGGCCTGCACCTCTGGCGCGGCGGGATGGACTACTTCCAGGCCAGCTACATCCTCCAGACAGTGGCGGACCGCATGCCGAACGTGAAGTTCGTCTTCCTGCCGGCGTCGATGGCCTCGTACGGCGACAACCTCGCCGCGCCCATTGGGGAGGAGCGCCGCCTCGAAACGTACGTCTTCGGGCAGCGCGTCCGCGGCCTGACCTACTTTCGCCCGCTCCGCGACGACTTTGAGACCGTGCAGTTCGACTGGAAGACCATGCTCCAGGCCCGCTTCTGGCCGATTTCCCGTCCCGACAGTTGGGAAGGCGTGATCGACAAACTGCGCGACCCATCCAACACGAACTATGTCCGCACTACGAACGGCACCCGGTTCTACCTGGAACGGCTACGTCCCGAGCGGTTGACCGCTGACAGTATCGCAGCCAATGGGCTCGAGGTGGCAACCGCACGGATTCAGAAGCGAGCCGAACTCATGGAGGTCCGTCCCGACGTGTGTGAGATCGGAGAGACGCTGATGAACCGCATCGCGGACACCCTGGGGCCTGACGTGGTTACGGTCTTCTTCACTCATACCTCGCACCCGGCCTATGTGGACCACATGGAGGATTTCAACAACCGGCCGGGCAGCAACGTCGAGTGTACACCTGCCTACTACGCCAGCGTGATGGACCGCGAGCGGGACAACGTCGTCTACGTAGACCTCCGCTACTACGAGGAGCTCTCTTCTCAACCGGTCAAGCATTACAAGAACGGCGACCACCTCAACCGGGTAGGGGGGCACCTCTTCTCCACGAGGATGCGCGAGATCGTAGCAGAGCGCCTCCAAGAGAAGCTCCCGAGCGGTCATCCTACCCGCGAACTCTTTCTCTCTCGCCGCTCCTACCCGCTGCCCCCCAGGAAGCAGGCTGAACAAGACGTCTGGGAGGACCCGCTCGTCGGCATTGGGCTGAGGGGCGAGGACGCCAGAAACTGAGGGCTCGCGGCACAGCTCACGCCCAGCGCTGGATGGAAACTTTTCTTTTTTACCTCGGGCTGCCCGGTGCGCCCCGAGCAGATTTTCTGCACCAGTCCGGCAAGCACCTCGCGCAGGCCATCCCGAACGCAGGGACCTCCCCGCAGACCACGGTCACGCACCTAGACGGGTCGAACGGCGGGTGGTGTCTGGTAGAGCCTCCGGGCGTGGGGCTTTCTCTGCTCGACGCGCACACCGACGACCAGACAGCGGTCCTCGTCTTCGGCGACCTGGTCGGCGTACCGGGCAACCAGACCGTCGCCACGATTGCCCGGGCCGGTACGGAAGCCGCCTCCGACCTCGACGGATCATTCGGCGCTGTCGTTCTCCACCGGGCGGGTCAGCCTGGTGACGGACCGCATCGGCTCTCGGGCGCTCCGGTACATCGCTACAAATGACTTCATCCTGGCCTCCCCGCACGACCTGACCCTGCTAGCCTCGGGCCTGGTGGAGTTGGAAGTGGACAAGACGAGCGCAGCGAGCATCGCCAGGGCAGGATGGTCGCTCAGGGGCCGAAGTCTGCTGGCCGGCGTGCACGCTTGCCGCCCCGACGAGCGGGCCCACTGCCTTAGCGGGGAACGACGCGGCCGTCCGGGAGAATGCGCTCGTCGGGGCCGGGCGGCGTCGTGGGGAAGTTGGAGATCGACGCCTCCGGGTCACGGTCTTCGGGGACGTAGTGGACGTGGTCCCCGTGCGAGATGGCGACGTACCCCTTGTCGCCGAACGGGTTGATGGCGCTCCAGAAGGCGAGGGCGAGGACGAGCGCGGCGACACCGATCAGCACCCACCGCCGCCGGCGCGGGGTGGCAGCGGGGGCTGCAGGAGGTAGGGACGGGGGAAGCGTCGCCATGTCGCTAGTCGTGCGGCCAGGAAGAGCGGGCCCCGGCAATCGCCTGGTCGAGTTGGGCCATCTCCAACTCGCCGTAGTTGAAGGCGTAGGCCAGCGTCCCGCCGTCGCGGAAGACCCAGGTCGTCGGGACCCACGTCACGGGCAGGTCGAGGAATGAGCGGCGGCGCTGCGCCTTGTCGTCGCTCGGCCCGAAGTCTGGCTGGGTCAGTTCGAGGACGCGCTCCGGCAGGCCGTACCGGTCCATCGTTTCGCGGGCGCTCTCGCCGTCGTTCCAGATGGTGACGAAGGCGAAGCTCACCTCGGGGTGGCGCTCGACGAGTTCGTACCAGCCGGCTCGCAGTTCGGCAACCGAATTGTCGCACCACGGAGCCCAGAAGTGGACGACGTGGATACCCTCGGCCTGGATCAGGTCGGCGACGCGCTGCTCGGCATCGGTCAGGGCGGTGTCGGGCGAGGCCGTGGTGTCGGGTTCCATGAGGGCGGTGCGGTCGGGCGAGCGGGAGGCGGGGGCTTGGGCGAGGGCCGGTGCGGCGCTCAGCGCGAGCAGGCAGCAGAGGAGCTTCATCAGTGCAACGTCGAGGTGGGTAGGGAAAGTACACCTTCCGTGCGGCTACCGCGCCCCGCCGACGACGAGGACGATCTCGCCGCGCACCTTCGGGCGCTCGCCGAATCGCCCGGCGAGGTCCGCGAGGGTGCCGCGCTCGACCTCCTCGAACTTCTTCGTCAACTCGCGGGCTACGGCCGCCGGGCGGTCCGGGCCGAGGTGCTCGGCTAGCTGCCCAAGCGTCTTGACCAGCCGGTGCGGCGACTCGTAGAAGACGAGCGTCCGCTCCTCCCCGGCCAGCGATTGCAACCGGGTCTGCCGCCCTTTCTTCGCCGGGAGGAAGCCCTCGAACGCGAAGCGGTCGGTCGGCAGGCCGCTCAGGGCGAGGGCCGGCACGAAGGCCGTCGGACCGGGGAGGGCCTCGACCGGAAGGCCCGCCTGGAGGCAGGCGCGGACGAGGTAGAAGCCCGGGTCCGAGACGCCGGGGCTGCCCGCGTCGGTGACGAGCGCGACCGTCTCGCCGGCCTGCATGCGCTCGACGAGGCGCGGGGCCTTCTGGCGCTCGTTGTGGTCGTGGTAGCTGGTGCGCGGCGTCTCGATCCCGTAGTGGCCGAGCAGGACGCCGCTCGTGCGCGTGTCCTCGCACGCCACGAGGTCCGCCTCCTTGAGAATGCGCAGCGCGCGGAGCGTCACGTCTTCCAAGTTGCCGATGGGCGTGGGGACGAGGTACAGCACGTTTCGGAGGACAGAGGACAGAGGACAGAGGACAGAGGACAGAGGACAGAGGACAGAGGACAGAGGACAGAGGACAGAGGAAGATGCCGCCCGGCGCGCGGCGGTAGGGTTAACTGTCTCGGTTTTATTCCATTCCCCATTCCCCATTCCCCCATTCCCCCATTCCTACCCTCTTCCGCTCGTCCGCTCTCCCACGCTTCGGAGCAGGCGCTTGAGCGGGTCGCGGGAGGCCGGGTCGCGGCTCTCGCGCCAGAGGAGGTAGGCCCCGAGGCTACCGATGAGCGCGTTCGCCGCCCACATCCCGACCCACGGTTCGAGCAGGCCCCGGTCGGCCAGCTTCTCGCCCTGCACGAGCGTCACCCAGTAGAACAGGAAGATGCCGACGGCGAGCACGCCGACCACGCCCAGGCCGCCGCGCCGCACCGAGAGCCCGAGCGGAATCCCGATCAGCACGAACACGATGCACGCCACAGCCATCGAAAACTTCTTGTAGATCTCGACCCGGTAGCGGTCGGCGCGCTGGCGCTGCCAGTCGAGCGAGTTCTGCGCGCCGTCGAGTT encodes the following:
- a CDS encoding isoaspartyl peptidase/L-asparaginase, encoding MPRLALPLVLLLAAQPVTAQPADPPPVVLAIHGGAGTIERGSMTPEREAAYRAALEAALRAGFEVIENGGSAVDAVAAAIPPMEDAPLFNAGRGAVFTSEGTVELDASIMDGATLGAGAVAGVTTLKNPVLAARLVMEQSPHVMLTGSGAEAFARQHGLEEVENAYFHTERRRAALRRVQERERSESGFRLTDPEAWQMTGTVGAVALDQAGHLAAATSTGGMTNKRFGRIGDSPVIAAGTYADDRTCAVSATGHGEYFIRLAVAHDISARMRYLGETVEQAATTVIHETLTDLGGTGGVIALDAAGNVAMPFNTAGMYRGTIDAEGTVTVEIYRD
- a CDS encoding thioredoxin yields the protein MKLLCCLLALSAAPALAQAPASRSPDRTALMEPDTTASPDTALTDAEQRVADLIQAEGIHVVHFWAPWCDNSVAELRAGWYELVERHPEVSFAFVTIWNDGESARETMDRYGLPERVLELTQPDFGPSDDKAQRRRSFLDLPVTWVPTTWVFRDGGTLAYAFNYGELEMAQLDQAIAGARSSWPHD
- the rsmI gene encoding 16S rRNA (cytidine(1402)-2'-O)-methyltransferase; its protein translation is MLYLVPTPIGNLEDVTLRALRILKEADLVACEDTRTSGVLLGHYGIETPRTSYHDHNERQKAPRLVERMQAGETVALVTDAGSPGVSDPGFYLVRACLQAGLPVEALPGPTAFVPALALSGLPTDRFAFEGFLPAKKGRQTRLQSLAGEERTLVFYESPHRLVKTLGQLAEHLGPDRPAAVARELTKKFEEVERGTLADLAGRFGERPKVRGEIVLVVGGAR
- a CDS encoding MBOAT family O-acyltransferase, which produces MLFNSIDFVVFFPVVVALYFAIPYRWRWTFLLASSYYFYACWKLEYLALIMASTLIDYAAGRAMGRRETRAERRPFLLMSLCSNLGILFFFKYANFFGESVEEAFRPFNIFVDMPAFDILLPVGISFYTFQTLAYSIDVYRGRQQAERHLGIFAVYVCFWPQLVAGPIERSQSLLPQFRERHPFRWSLAADGLKLMAWGFFQKVVIADRAALYVGTVYANPEAYVGWTTYLAIVIFAVQIYCDFAGYTNIARGAARVMGYELMKNFRQPLYAIDIADFWRRWHISLTTWFRDYLYFPMGGSRVPKWRWGFNTFFVLAVCGLWHGASWTFVMWGVVNGVYLAFAALTATFRNGLWDRAEAAFARFKPRTETVQQMGVALPPTLWQRLQTWIIPTPRRFIRTLVGFHLIILSLIFFRATTMTDAWTMLSHLFSLTSTEVVVGINNYEFLLLLVSIAVLLLVDLIELRENIRSFLKRRPAWVRFPIYAALVLAILMLGEYGAQEFIYFQF